One Acidobacteriota bacterium genomic region harbors:
- a CDS encoding chlorite dismutase family protein — protein MNARLFSFVGGGTGLWRVANISTVVGDPLADVKRLDIVTGAVPQVPDGAKWVLRGITSNERYVTRTEKDQLVVRQPTLGRPHATCAALIPIRKAASWWGLAQDERRRIFEESSKHVATGLRYLPAVARRLHHCRDVGENEPFDFLTWFEYGPSDSPAFDELVAELRATEEWKYVDREIDIRVVRDGA, from the coding sequence ATGAATGCCCGACTCTTTTCTTTCGTAGGCGGCGGGACCGGTCTATGGCGAGTCGCGAACATCAGCACCGTTGTCGGAGATCCCCTTGCCGATGTTAAGCGGTTGGATATCGTCACTGGAGCCGTCCCTCAGGTTCCCGACGGTGCAAAATGGGTGCTGCGTGGAATCACGAGCAACGAGCGCTATGTAACTCGAACCGAGAAAGACCAGCTTGTTGTACGGCAACCGACACTCGGTCGCCCTCATGCGACTTGCGCTGCTCTCATTCCCATTCGCAAGGCCGCGTCGTGGTGGGGCCTCGCCCAAGATGAACGCCGAAGGATTTTTGAGGAAAGCTCTAAGCACGTAGCGACCGGGCTACGGTATCTGCCGGCAGTTGCCCGTCGGCTCCATCACTGTCGTGACGTTGGCGAGAACGAGCCATTCGATTTCTTGACGTGGTTCGAGTACGGGCCATCAGACTCTCCAGCCTTCGATGAATTGGTCGCTGAACTTCGTGCCACAGAAGAGTGGAAATACGTTGACAGGGAAATCGATATTCGCGTAGTGCGCGATGGGGCCTAA